Proteins encoded by one window of Vespula pensylvanica isolate Volc-1 chromosome 6, ASM1446617v1, whole genome shotgun sequence:
- the LOC122630008 gene encoding homeobox protein Nkx-2.5-like yields MLSSSISATPFSVRDILNEDQQFAVMECYPHHQHQPHHQQQQQQQQQQQQQQQQQSQPQQQQPHIPQDYYAYNVVPDNNWDTEKFKEQGVPGYSHYSELNHVHQLSQVVPPYQETPVTEDGNIVTSSKTELRKSQSGKRTKRKPRVLFSQTQVYELEQRFKQQRYLSAPEREMLAQSLKLTSTQVKIWFQNRRYKNKRARIEDAEKLQAQGIKNQSLKKISVPVLIKDGKPNVHEAYNVPYWSNVRPDMSMNIQGDFRSSESIVRLSPEFRSSSNEMRIDSNISPEFRNDVNSDHNNRPVLNVDVQQRQQMLPNNEYRSNFVSDIRPGVHECVRTIKTEYKGTTNPVNDPVTFPDLKCVPADNKMVAECRAGIMDVSSTEYGFTNYIGPLNYPMQYVNTIDAQISSGIDQNLQRLW; encoded by the exons ATGTTGTCCTCTTCGATATCGGCTACTCCGTTCAGCGTGCGTGATATTCTTAACGAGGATCAACAGTTTGCAGTAATGGAGTGTTATCCTCATCATCAGCATCAACCTCATcatcaacagcaacaacaacaacaacagcaacaacaacaacaacagcagcagcaatcacaaccacaacaacaacaacctcATATACCGCAGGATTATTACGCGTACAATGTGGTGCCTGATAATAATTGGGACACGGAGAAATTCAAGGAACAAGGGGTGCCTGGTTATTCTCATTACTCCGAATTAAATCACGTACATCAGCTGAGTCAAGTCGTCCCGCCTTATCAAGAAACTCCTGTCACCGAAGATG GGAACATCGTGACGTCGAGTAAAACGGAATTGCGAAAGAGTCAGTCTggtaaaagaacgaaaagaaaaccaaGAGTATTATTTTCACAG aCACAAGTTTACGAATTGGAACAACGTTTCAAGCAACAGCGATACCTAAGTGCACCGGAACGCGAAATGTTAGCACAGAGTTTGAAATTGACCAGTACTCAGGTGAAAATCTGGTTCCAGAATCGTCGTTACAAAAACAAACGTGCTAGGATCGAGGATGCTGAGAAACTTCAAGCACAGGGTATTAAGAATCAATCGTTGAAGAAAATTTCTGTGCCCGTTTTGATCAAAGATGGTAAACCGAACGTTCACGAGGCTTACAACGTACCGTATTGGTCGAACGTTCGACCGGATATGTCGATGAACATTCAAGGAGACTTTAGAAGTTCCGAATCGATCGTCAGATTGAGTCCAGAATTCAGATCAAGTTCCAACGAGATGAGAATTGATTCGAATATCAGTCCTGAGTTCAGAAACGATGTCAATTCTGATCACAACAATAGACCTGTACTAAACGTCGACGTACAACAGAGACAACAAATGTTGCCAAATAACGAATACAGATCCAACTTCGTTTCGGATATTCGTCCTGGTGTTCACGAGTGTGTCAGAACGATCAAGACCGAATACAAAGGTACAACAAATCCTGTTAACGATCCTGTAACCTTTCCCGATTTGAAATGTGTACCGGCGGATAACAAAATGGTTGCTGAGTGTCGAGCTGGTATCATGGACGTCTCCAGTACCGAATACGGTTTCACGAATTATATCGGCCCGTTGAATTATCCAATGCAATACGTGAACACGATCGACGCACAAATATCCTCCGGAATTGATCAAAATCTTCAACGATTGTGGTAG